From a single Methylacidiphilum kamchatkense Kam1 genomic region:
- the rpmE gene encoding 50S ribosomal protein L31, with protein MKKGIHPNYQETTISCACGAVYTTKSTKPSIRIGICASCHPLFTGQQKFVDTAGRVEKFARRFGKVSFLGDVANRKKKTK; from the coding sequence ATGAAAAAAGGAATTCACCCAAATTATCAAGAAACAACGATTAGTTGTGCGTGTGGAGCAGTCTATACAACTAAATCCACAAAGCCTTCTATTAGAATAGGAATATGTGCTTCCTGTCATCCCCTGTTTACTGGTCAGCAAAAATTTGTCGATACCGCCGGAAGAGTAGAGAAATTTGCAAGACGTTTTGGAAAGGTTTCTTTTCTAGGTGATGTAGCAAATAGAAAGAAAAAGACTAAGTAG
- the fabF gene encoding beta-ketoacyl-ACP synthase II, whose product MSKRRVIISGMGLVSPNGNSVQEFWTSLINGKSGIGVITAFDTQAFDCKFGGEVRNFNPSNYFKNPKDARRADRFVQFAMAAAKEAIESSGIDFDREDPTRIGVIVSSGIGGLKTLEDQHTILLTKGPSRCSPLMIPMMISNMASGMIAIEYNLKGPNFSIVTACASAAHSIGEAFRMIQVSDADIIVAGGSEASIVPLGVAGFSNMKALSLRNNEPQKASRPFDRHRDGFVLSEGAGVVVLEELEHAKKRNAPIYAEIIGYGLSADAHHITAPDPSGEGATRAMEMAMKKASLNPQDIDYINAHATSTIPGDICETMAIKKAFGKHAYSIPISSTKSMTGHLLGAAGAVELIACIKTIQEGVIPPTINLEEPDPLCDLDYVPNVARRQKVNIAMNNSFGFGGHNASLIIKRFD is encoded by the coding sequence ATGAGCAAGAGGCGAGTGATCATAAGCGGGATGGGATTAGTCTCTCCAAATGGCAACAGCGTCCAAGAGTTCTGGACAAGCCTTATAAACGGAAAAAGTGGCATTGGAGTCATCACCGCTTTTGACACTCAAGCTTTTGATTGCAAGTTTGGCGGAGAAGTAAGAAACTTCAATCCAAGCAACTACTTTAAAAATCCCAAAGATGCTCGAAGAGCCGACCGCTTCGTCCAGTTTGCAATGGCTGCAGCAAAGGAAGCCATTGAAAGCAGTGGCATCGATTTCGATAGAGAAGACCCTACAAGAATAGGGGTGATTGTGAGTTCTGGCATTGGTGGGTTGAAAACATTAGAGGATCAACACACCATTTTGCTGACCAAAGGACCTTCCCGATGCAGTCCGCTCATGATTCCAATGATGATTTCTAATATGGCCTCAGGCATGATAGCTATAGAATACAATTTAAAAGGTCCTAATTTTTCTATCGTAACAGCCTGTGCCTCTGCTGCTCATTCAATTGGTGAAGCATTTCGCATGATCCAGGTTAGTGATGCCGATATCATCGTTGCAGGTGGATCAGAAGCCTCGATCGTGCCATTAGGAGTTGCAGGATTTTCCAATATGAAAGCCCTCAGCCTACGAAACAACGAACCGCAAAAAGCTTCACGACCCTTTGATAGACACCGCGATGGGTTCGTATTAAGCGAAGGGGCAGGAGTGGTTGTTTTGGAAGAATTAGAGCATGCTAAAAAAAGAAATGCTCCTATTTATGCAGAAATCATCGGCTATGGCCTATCTGCCGATGCACATCATATTACTGCACCTGATCCCTCCGGAGAAGGGGCGACTCGAGCTATGGAGATGGCTATGAAAAAAGCAAGCCTCAACCCACAAGACATCGATTATATTAATGCCCATGCTACAAGCACCATTCCCGGAGATATTTGTGAAACAATGGCAATAAAAAAAGCCTTCGGCAAACATGCTTATTCCATCCCAATAAGCTCTACGAAGTCGATGACAGGCCATCTTTTAGGAGCTGCTGGAGCTGTGGAATTGATCGCATGTATTAAAACGATTCAAGAAGGGGTAATACCTCCAACAATCAATCTAGAAGAACCTGATCCACTCTGCGATCTCGATTATGTACCTAATGTAGCACGGAGACAAAAAGTGAATATTGCCATGAACAATTCCTTTGGCTTTGGCGGGCATAATGCCAGTCTGATTATAAAAAGATTTGATTGA
- a CDS encoding acyl carrier protein yields MEENMAEKKSIEERVKNIIVEQLGVNPEQVTPKARFIEDLGADSLDTVELVMAFEEEFNVEVPDEEAEKLQTVGDVIRYIEENLEEEES; encoded by the coding sequence ATGGAGGAAAATATGGCAGAAAAAAAATCGATCGAAGAAAGAGTGAAAAACATTATTGTAGAGCAGCTTGGAGTCAATCCCGAACAGGTAACTCCCAAAGCCAGATTTATAGAGGATTTGGGAGCAGATTCTCTCGATACCGTTGAACTGGTTATGGCCTTTGAAGAAGAATTCAATGTTGAAGTGCCGGACGAAGAAGCTGAAAAACTACAAACTGTAGGAGATGTCATTCGGTACATCGAAGAAAACCTAGAAGAAGAAGAAAGCTAA
- a CDS encoding 3-oxoacyl-ACP reductase family protein, producing the protein MSFKDKVALITGASRGIGKAIAMELAHMGTSIAFISKNPIHVEQTEKMLQNLGIRTKGYALDISEISQLKKTIDDILKEFGQIDFLVNNAGKTEDRLLLRMSEADWDSVMDTNLKASFFMIKFVGKHFLSRNYGKIINISSISGLTGIPGQANYAASKAGLIGLTKTVAKELGPRGITCNAICPGFIETDMTQHLSLERKEKILKEIPLGRFGKAEEVAKLAVFLLGPGGDYITGQSFIIDGGLLA; encoded by the coding sequence ATGAGCTTTAAAGATAAAGTTGCTTTAATTACCGGGGCTAGCCGAGGTATAGGCAAAGCCATTGCCATGGAATTAGCACATATGGGGACCTCTATTGCTTTTATTAGTAAAAACCCTATACATGTAGAACAAACAGAAAAAATGTTGCAAAATTTAGGCATTCGTACCAAAGGTTATGCTCTTGACATTTCGGAAATTTCACAGTTGAAGAAAACTATTGATGATATTTTGAAAGAATTTGGACAAATAGATTTCTTGGTTAATAATGCAGGGAAGACAGAGGATAGATTGCTTTTACGCATGAGTGAAGCAGATTGGGATAGTGTTATGGATACTAATTTAAAGGCCTCTTTTTTTATGATAAAATTTGTAGGAAAGCATTTTCTTTCAAGAAATTATGGCAAAATTATAAATATTAGTTCTATTTCTGGCTTGACAGGTATTCCTGGACAAGCCAATTATGCTGCATCCAAAGCTGGACTAATTGGGCTTACTAAAACTGTTGCCAAAGAATTGGGACCTAGAGGCATAACCTGCAATGCCATCTGTCCTGGTTTTATAGAAACCGACATGACTCAACATCTTTCTCTTGAAAGAAAAGAAAAAATACTCAAAGAAATTCCTTTAGGAAGATTTGGCAAAGCAGAAGAAGTTGCGAAGTTAGCAGTTTTCTTGCTTGGTCCTGGGGGAGATTATATTACCGGACAAAGTTTTATTATTGATGGAGGATTATTAGCATAA
- a CDS encoding ACP S-malonyltransferase, with the protein MRIGILFCGQGAQKVGMGKDFFDRYSIVQDLYLEADKQLGFPLSTISFYGPESELTKTYHCQPSLFVFGYALYTILRKEIPKLELVGASGLSLGELTAYATCGAFDYKTALKLVGERARLIQEASQKYPGTMVALIGSTRKLAESIAQLSGCQVANYNAADQQVLSGSHSSIAEAIKLAREAKIKKVIPLDVSGPFHSRYMEEASREFFELLTNLPLHIPSVPVIANATASIAQTIAELRQSLSKQICNPVRWEESLHFMLKLDIELFIEISPRKIFGSFLKRIDPAIRCLTISNVETIDELKNEL; encoded by the coding sequence ATGCGGATAGGAATACTTTTCTGTGGACAAGGCGCTCAAAAAGTAGGAATGGGTAAAGATTTTTTTGATCGTTACTCAATTGTCCAGGACCTTTATTTAGAAGCTGACAAACAGCTTGGTTTCCCTTTGTCCACTATTTCTTTCTATGGACCTGAATCTGAGTTGACGAAAACCTACCACTGTCAACCTTCCCTCTTTGTTTTTGGATATGCGCTTTACACGATCTTGCGTAAAGAAATACCCAAACTGGAGCTCGTTGGCGCCTCTGGGCTATCCCTGGGCGAACTAACAGCTTATGCAACTTGTGGAGCTTTTGATTATAAAACGGCACTGAAACTTGTTGGAGAAAGAGCACGACTCATTCAGGAAGCTTCTCAAAAGTATCCAGGGACGATGGTTGCTTTGATTGGATCTACTAGGAAACTGGCTGAATCAATTGCCCAACTGTCAGGATGCCAGGTAGCTAATTATAATGCTGCTGACCAACAAGTGCTCAGTGGATCCCATAGCTCTATCGCAGAGGCCATAAAACTGGCTCGCGAAGCTAAAATTAAAAAAGTCATCCCTCTTGATGTCTCTGGCCCCTTTCATAGCCGGTATATGGAAGAAGCCTCAAGGGAATTTTTTGAACTTCTCACAAATCTCCCTCTACACATTCCTTCCGTTCCGGTTATAGCCAATGCCACCGCTTCCATTGCTCAAACAATTGCAGAACTTCGCCAGAGTCTAAGCAAACAAATTTGTAATCCGGTCCGTTGGGAAGAAAGTTTGCATTTTATGCTTAAATTAGACATAGAACTTTTTATCGAAATTTCACCTAGAAAAATATTTGGCAGTTTTTTAAAAAGGATAGATCCTGCAATCCGGTGTCTGACCATTTCGAATGTAGAAACGATAGATGAATTAAAAAATGAGCTTTAA
- the nth gene encoding endonuclease III has protein sequence MPPKTNPSPNAEKFNETERIKKILSILKETYPNAKPALFFRNPLELLIATILSARCTDEQVNLVTAKLFQKYHTAADYAAAPIEELENAIHSLGFYKTKAKNIKNACQILASQYNGEVPPQMEKLVNLPGVGRKTANVVLGNAFGINEGIVVDTHVSRVSFRLGLTKEKQPEKIEKDLMRCIPKESWTEFSNLIIWHGRKRCKARNPDCPHCELNELCPKIGVKN, from the coding sequence ATGCCCCCAAAAACTAACCCTTCTCCCAATGCTGAGAAATTCAATGAAACAGAGAGAATAAAAAAGATTCTATCTATACTAAAAGAGACTTATCCAAATGCAAAGCCTGCTCTTTTCTTTCGAAATCCTTTAGAACTTCTCATTGCGACGATTCTTTCAGCACGCTGCACTGATGAACAAGTCAATTTGGTAACCGCCAAGCTTTTTCAAAAATACCATACTGCAGCCGACTATGCGGCCGCCCCTATTGAAGAGCTAGAAAATGCCATTCATAGTTTGGGATTCTATAAAACGAAAGCCAAAAATATAAAAAACGCTTGTCAGATTCTTGCTTCCCAATATAACGGCGAAGTACCTCCTCAAATGGAAAAACTGGTCAACTTGCCCGGTGTCGGGAGGAAAACGGCTAATGTGGTTTTAGGGAACGCCTTTGGAATCAATGAGGGCATAGTCGTCGATACGCATGTAAGTCGGGTGAGTTTTCGATTAGGATTGACTAAGGAAAAACAACCAGAAAAGATTGAAAAAGATTTAATGCGTTGCATTCCAAAGGAAAGTTGGACTGAATTCAGTAACCTCATAATTTGGCATGGTAGAAAAAGATGTAAAGCAAGAAATCCAGATTGTCCTCATTGTGAACTAAACGAGCTTTGTCCAAAAATAGGGGTAAAAAATTAA
- the rimO gene encoding 30S ribosomal protein S12 methylthiotransferase RimO — protein sequence MNSTLSGISIAMISLGCSKNLVDSEVMLGKLLDAGASLTASPHRADILLINTCGFILPAKKESIETILAAIHRRETGATKQKIVVTGCLFQRYGKELSSLLPEVDLFLGLDEIPNIDSHLKELIDRNAPLSDSIPLSQSPKFIPDFDHPRLKLTPPHFSYLKIAEGCNHPCTFCIIPKIRGRYRSRSIDSVLKEASIMVERGTKEIILVSQDTTFYGIDQSTQKVSLLVDLLSGLEAIPGDFWIRLLYTHPAHWTEALIEKFSSSKKIAKYIDIPIQHISDPVLGRMQRKTSEAYLRELLYEIRKKVKDAAIRTTLIVGFPGESEEDYQKLCDFICEFKFDRLGVFPYSPEEGTKAEKMSDHIAEKVKKRRAKKIMELQKEIVREKNRVIIGKRLKVLIDRPGLARSQWDAPEVDPLIHVPLSLLPGQFAEVNIVDFKDYDLIAQ from the coding sequence ATGAACTCGACTCTTTCAGGCATAAGCATTGCGATGATCTCCTTGGGCTGCTCTAAAAATCTTGTGGATTCAGAAGTAATGCTTGGCAAACTTCTGGATGCTGGAGCTTCCTTGACAGCTTCTCCACACCGAGCAGATATCCTATTAATTAATACCTGCGGGTTTATTTTGCCGGCAAAAAAAGAATCTATCGAGACCATTCTAGCCGCTATCCATCGAAGAGAGACAGGAGCAACAAAACAGAAAATTGTGGTGACAGGCTGCCTTTTCCAGCGGTACGGAAAGGAACTGTCTTCTTTGCTTCCTGAAGTTGACCTTTTCCTTGGGCTTGATGAAATTCCGAATATTGATTCTCATTTAAAAGAGTTAATTGATCGCAACGCTCCCCTTTCTGATTCCATTCCACTTTCTCAGTCACCAAAGTTCATACCAGATTTCGATCATCCAAGACTCAAACTCACTCCTCCCCATTTTAGCTATTTAAAGATAGCGGAAGGATGTAATCATCCATGTACTTTTTGCATCATCCCAAAAATTAGAGGTCGCTACCGGAGTCGTTCGATCGATTCAGTACTGAAGGAAGCCTCTATCATGGTGGAAAGAGGAACAAAAGAAATCATCTTGGTTTCTCAGGATACGACCTTCTACGGAATCGATCAATCCACTCAGAAAGTTTCTCTATTGGTGGATCTTTTAAGTGGTTTAGAAGCGATCCCTGGTGATTTCTGGATTCGCCTTTTATATACCCATCCTGCTCATTGGACGGAAGCACTCATAGAAAAGTTCAGCTCCTCCAAAAAAATAGCAAAGTATATTGATATTCCCATTCAACACATTTCTGATCCAGTACTCGGAAGGATGCAACGCAAAACATCAGAAGCCTATCTTCGAGAGCTGCTATACGAAATCAGGAAGAAAGTAAAGGATGCTGCCATCAGAACCACCCTTATAGTTGGCTTTCCTGGAGAATCTGAAGAAGATTATCAAAAACTATGTGATTTTATTTGCGAGTTCAAATTTGACAGGCTTGGTGTCTTCCCTTACTCTCCTGAGGAAGGGACAAAAGCTGAAAAAATGAGTGATCACATTGCCGAAAAAGTAAAAAAAAGACGCGCAAAAAAAATTATGGAATTACAAAAAGAGATCGTTAGAGAAAAAAATAGGGTAATAATCGGAAAGAGATTAAAGGTATTGATTGATCGCCCAGGTTTAGCTAGAAGCCAATGGGATGCTCCCGAAGTGGATCCGCTAATACATGTGCCTTTGAGCTTGCTTCCTGGTCAATTTGCAGAGGTCAATATTGTAGATTTCAAAGATTATGACCTGATCGCTCAATGA
- a CDS encoding helix-turn-helix domain-containing protein — protein sequence MEQGMKQTIGQRLRAAREAQGLSLQTVSKITKILPEQLEALEQDQYDKIPASAQVRGFVRIYAKTLGMDERPLLNELDNIFGSKEEETTSLLMTLPVKYVETPLQKEPFFTPQRIAFFFAFLLFLLMCGIGVYRIYQVTSFRHGPGKIASTEEMVRKSPELKPPILEPVRKEQPTQETPIDLSKVDNETVKRATPIHPIPIGESPSSSSSPPPPAIPPTKENGSSTDNVKIMRALPVSPEPIPNIEDQPRRKDGTIETNPDAADDEEESADEPAVSFAEKNYKLVVQARKDSWIFIQVIEGGKPRQVFSGVLHGGERKEFIGPRFQIRASNISQVEFILDGKSVSIASAGDSTQDIIIPTTP from the coding sequence ATGGAACAGGGAATGAAACAAACAATAGGCCAAAGGCTCCGAGCCGCTCGCGAGGCCCAAGGCCTTTCGTTACAAACAGTTTCAAAAATAACAAAAATTCTTCCAGAACAACTTGAAGCCTTGGAACAAGATCAATATGACAAAATACCTGCTTCGGCTCAAGTTCGTGGCTTCGTAAGAATCTACGCAAAAACCTTAGGCATGGATGAGAGGCCACTTTTGAATGAACTAGATAATATTTTTGGTTCTAAAGAAGAAGAAACTACCTCTCTATTAATGACTCTTCCGGTAAAATATGTGGAGACACCCCTACAAAAAGAACCTTTCTTTACGCCACAACGGATCGCCTTTTTCTTTGCTTTTCTTCTTTTTCTTCTAATGTGCGGAATTGGAGTATACAGAATTTATCAAGTCACTTCTTTTCGACATGGTCCAGGCAAAATTGCTTCTACTGAAGAGATGGTTCGAAAAAGTCCAGAACTTAAACCTCCTATCCTTGAACCTGTTAGGAAAGAACAACCAACCCAAGAAACTCCAATCGATCTTTCCAAAGTTGACAATGAAACTGTAAAAAGAGCGACTCCTATTCATCCTATTCCAATTGGAGAATCTCCCTCTTCTTCTTCTTCTCCTCCTCCTCCAGCCATTCCACCTACCAAAGAAAATGGCTCTTCAACTGATAATGTTAAGATTATGAGAGCCTTGCCCGTTAGCCCGGAACCTATTCCTAACATAGAAGATCAACCTAGAAGGAAAGACGGGACAATAGAGACAAATCCAGACGCAGCAGATGATGAGGAGGAAAGTGCCGATGAGCCAGCTGTTTCTTTTGCAGAAAAAAATTATAAACTAGTTGTCCAGGCCAGAAAAGATTCTTGGATTTTCATTCAAGTCATCGAAGGAGGAAAACCCAGGCAGGTTTTCTCAGGGGTTCTGCACGGAGGGGAACGAAAAGAATTTATTGGTCCAAGATTCCAAATTCGTGCTTCCAATATATCTCAAGTTGAATTTATACTCGATGGGAAAAGCGTATCTATTGCTTCAGCGGGGGATTCAACCCAAGACATCATTATTCCAACCACTCCATAA
- a CDS encoding FtsK/SpoIIIE family DNA translocase, which yields MFTERNSILFEIFSIACFGAAILLILSLASFHATDIAFNQWPPKSATSNAVGPLGAYTAFFLFTFFGFGAYTVPVLLITAGIALGIHAKICWWKKIPLSFLLLSSIAALLELQPLLGKIAEQNREIFTPGGLIGDIIKRFLLVRFLGEPGSLVLLIILLILFFVLLYETEPVRSLIRLAVYLKEKIEAHQETILQQKGLSGQLELAHKKLSKEEKEIEKVLKKQSPSPLSVESLFRKKNDTSGISGIIGNSKDLDNNPILQQKPSLFKKMNLFGNKEKEKENQNTSSSNSFESAKHDSKNDPLIPSPSLEAKEKSFSTLLKNPSRESSKPEKLSAESSTYASPPISLLRQNPYLGKVTVPESELRNQAQLLIETLASFGIEVSPGAITYGPTVTRFELYPAAGVRVDRIKSLQRDIARSMRAERVNILAPIPGKDSVGVELPNAKKIPVFLRDILESPDWNNSKAKIPLALGKNVYGEALIADLFEMPHLLIAGATGSGKSVCLNSILLSLLYKFGPSDLRLILVDPKQVELQAYNGIAHLIVPVIVDSKKVLNGLKWLIQEMERRYGLLAEAGTRNIIAYNSKLDRMSSTTKEEEKKEKLPWIVVVIDELADLMQTTPAEVEVAIARLSAKARAAGIHLIVATQTPRREVITGVIKANIPSRIAFQVASSLDSRVILDENGAENLIGKGDFLLLPPATSKMIRGQGAYVSEEEVYEVVEHIKSLYPSSTIPQVQNAIDNETKELEISESDRELIQKCLEIIWQEKRASTSLLQRRLRLGYNRAAWVMDLLEEKGIVGPENGAKPREILVDLNGPIPQF from the coding sequence ATGTTTACGGAACGCAATTCTATATTGTTTGAAATCTTTAGTATTGCTTGTTTTGGAGCAGCCATTCTACTCATCCTAAGTTTGGCTTCTTTTCATGCAACGGATATAGCTTTTAATCAATGGCCACCTAAATCAGCAACATCCAATGCGGTAGGTCCATTAGGAGCCTACACGGCTTTTTTTCTCTTCACGTTTTTTGGTTTTGGGGCTTACACTGTGCCAGTTCTTTTGATTACTGCCGGAATAGCCCTAGGTATCCATGCTAAAATCTGCTGGTGGAAAAAAATCCCATTAAGTTTTTTGCTACTTTCCTCCATTGCCGCCCTTTTGGAATTGCAACCGCTGCTTGGTAAAATTGCAGAGCAAAATCGGGAAATTTTTACTCCTGGTGGCCTCATTGGGGATATAATTAAGCGCTTCTTACTCGTTCGCTTCTTAGGCGAACCAGGAAGTTTGGTCTTGCTTATTATATTGCTGATCCTTTTCTTTGTGCTTTTGTATGAAACAGAGCCGGTAAGAAGTTTGATTAGACTGGCCGTTTATCTGAAAGAAAAAATAGAAGCACATCAAGAAACCATTCTGCAGCAAAAAGGACTATCTGGTCAGTTAGAACTCGCGCATAAAAAGCTAAGCAAAGAAGAGAAAGAAATAGAAAAAGTTTTGAAAAAACAGTCGCCTTCTCCTTTATCTGTCGAAAGCCTATTTCGAAAAAAAAACGATACCTCTGGGATTTCTGGAATAATTGGCAACTCCAAGGACTTGGACAATAATCCCATACTGCAACAGAAGCCTTCTCTTTTTAAAAAAATGAATTTATTTGGTAACAAAGAAAAAGAGAAAGAAAACCAAAACACCTCATCCTCAAATTCCTTTGAATCCGCTAAGCACGATTCAAAGAACGATCCCCTTATTCCCTCCCCATCTCTTGAAGCAAAAGAAAAGTCTTTTTCTACTCTCCTCAAAAACCCTTCCAGGGAGAGCTCGAAACCAGAAAAACTCTCTGCTGAGTCCTCTACCTATGCCTCTCCCCCAATTTCTCTGCTTCGGCAAAATCCGTATCTTGGAAAAGTTACTGTACCAGAATCTGAGCTACGGAATCAGGCTCAACTTCTCATTGAAACTCTTGCGAGCTTTGGTATCGAAGTGAGCCCTGGAGCGATCACTTATGGACCTACGGTTACACGCTTTGAACTGTATCCAGCTGCAGGCGTGAGAGTTGATAGAATCAAAAGCCTTCAAAGAGACATCGCTCGCTCTATGCGGGCAGAAAGAGTCAATATTTTGGCACCGATCCCAGGGAAAGATAGTGTGGGAGTGGAATTACCCAATGCAAAGAAAATTCCAGTTTTTCTAAGAGATATCCTAGAAAGTCCAGATTGGAATAATTCCAAAGCAAAGATTCCCTTAGCTCTGGGTAAAAATGTCTATGGAGAAGCTCTTATTGCTGATCTTTTCGAGATGCCTCATCTTCTTATTGCTGGAGCCACTGGCTCAGGCAAATCGGTATGCCTTAATTCGATATTGCTGAGTTTACTTTACAAGTTTGGTCCATCCGATCTTCGACTCATTCTTGTCGATCCAAAACAAGTAGAACTTCAAGCCTATAATGGAATCGCCCATTTAATTGTGCCAGTGATCGTTGATTCTAAAAAAGTTCTTAACGGATTAAAGTGGCTCATTCAAGAAATGGAAAGGCGTTATGGCTTACTGGCAGAAGCTGGAACTAGAAATATCATTGCTTACAATTCAAAGTTGGATCGCATGTCTTCGACTACTAAAGAAGAAGAAAAAAAAGAAAAACTTCCCTGGATTGTGGTCGTGATTGATGAACTGGCTGATCTGATGCAGACGACCCCTGCTGAAGTCGAAGTGGCAATAGCACGACTTTCTGCAAAAGCTAGAGCCGCTGGTATCCATCTTATCGTTGCCACCCAAACTCCACGAAGAGAAGTGATCACAGGGGTCATCAAAGCCAATATACCCTCGCGGATCGCCTTTCAAGTTGCCAGTTCTCTTGATTCTCGAGTGATTCTTGATGAAAACGGAGCTGAGAATCTTATCGGAAAAGGAGATTTCCTACTTCTGCCTCCAGCCACTTCTAAAATGATCCGAGGTCAAGGAGCGTATGTCTCTGAAGAAGAAGTCTATGAGGTAGTCGAACATATAAAGAGCCTCTATCCTTCTTCGACTATCCCTCAAGTTCAAAACGCTATCGATAACGAAACCAAAGAATTGGAAATCTCCGAGAGCGATCGAGAACTAATCCAAAAATGTCTTGAAATTATTTGGCAAGAAAAAAGAGCCAGCACCTCCCTCCTTCAAAGAAGACTTCGGCTAGGATATAATAGAGCTGCTTGGGTGATGGACCTTTTAGAAGAAAAAGGAATTGTTGGTCCGGAAAATGGGGCTAAGCCAAGAGAAATTCTTGTCGATTTAAATGGCCCCATTCCCCAATTTTAG
- a CDS encoding superoxide dismutase translates to MAYQIPPLPYALDALEPHINTMTMDCHYNGHHKAYVQNLNKALADYPDLQSKRPEELLMSLDSIPQNIRTAVRNNGGGHVNHSFFWRIMAPNAGGKPTGKLYEDILSQFGSFEAFQEKFEAAGLARFGSGWVWLVVNKEGKLEILSTPNQDNPLSDGNQPFFGCDVWEHAYYLKYQFRRGEWLKAFWNVVNWKAVEEFYSQALAKSLSFCP, encoded by the coding sequence ATGGCTTATCAAATACCACCTTTACCTTATGCTTTGGATGCTTTGGAACCTCATATTAATACCATGACCATGGATTGTCATTATAATGGACATCATAAAGCTTATGTACAGAACTTGAATAAAGCCTTAGCCGATTATCCTGACCTTCAGAGTAAGAGGCCTGAAGAATTACTTATGTCCTTAGATTCTATTCCCCAAAATATAAGAACAGCTGTAAGGAATAATGGAGGGGGCCATGTCAATCACAGTTTTTTTTGGAGAATAATGGCTCCAAATGCTGGAGGCAAACCTACCGGAAAACTCTACGAAGACATTCTATCTCAGTTTGGGAGCTTCGAAGCTTTTCAGGAAAAATTTGAGGCTGCAGGTCTTGCTCGGTTTGGAAGTGGTTGGGTATGGTTAGTTGTGAATAAAGAGGGTAAGCTGGAGATCCTCTCTACACCCAATCAAGATAATCCTCTTTCTGATGGGAACCAGCCATTTTTTGGCTGTGATGTGTGGGAGCATGCGTATTATCTCAAGTATCAATTCCGGAGAGGGGAGTGGCTCAAAGCATTTTGGAATGTAGTTAATTGGAAGGCTGTCGAAGAGTTCTATTCGCAGGCATTAGCAAAAAGCCTTTCCTTTTGCCCATAG
- a CDS encoding DUF192 domain-containing protein encodes MICNRFALLFTVGSFLLLFWLRGEEKVGSIDLVGKLPEQHLLVEVVWKPKDLARGLMYRESLPENQGMLFVLPFEQKAVFWMKNTRIPLSIAYMDNRGKILEIYSMKPFDLTPVPSQSSFVKFALEVNEGWFQRHKLLPGDQLTPKDTTWEKLLLLLNN; translated from the coding sequence ATGATCTGCAATCGGTTTGCGCTTCTTTTTACAGTTGGTTCTTTTCTTTTACTTTTTTGGCTCAGAGGAGAGGAAAAAGTTGGATCTATTGATTTGGTAGGGAAATTGCCAGAACAGCATCTTTTGGTAGAAGTTGTATGGAAACCAAAAGACCTTGCTCGAGGGTTGATGTATCGAGAAAGCCTACCTGAAAATCAAGGCATGCTTTTTGTTTTACCGTTTGAACAAAAAGCTGTTTTTTGGATGAAGAATACTCGTATACCTTTATCTATAGCGTATATGGATAATAGGGGAAAGATTCTGGAAATCTATTCGATGAAACCTTTTGATCTGACGCCTGTTCCTAGTCAATCCTCATTTGTCAAATTCGCATTAGAAGTAAACGAAGGATGGTTTCAAAGACACAAGCTTTTACCGGGTGATCAATTAACTCCGAAGGATACAACTTGGGAGAAACTGCTTCTTCTTTTGAACAATTAA